In Akkermansia muciniphila, one DNA window encodes the following:
- a CDS encoding M50 family metallopeptidase has protein sequence MVHFTLFGIPVYIRPSFWVVLAIFGGALSISSVEDLIYPALFVIAGFIAILSHEMGHALVGRRLGGGQQTIVLELFGGLTSSHGMQLTRGGRALMILAGPMMTLLLGIISLWLTWNIVAPVMASHNLDFWDLAISPFTAALISPKLYILSCLIMIGEWWTLLNLLPIYPLDGGQLIAQYIRSPRKVFMTGFITAILIGLLSFQLFHGYFIPIFMALFAYSNYREYKNAPF, from the coding sequence ATGGTTCATTTCACCCTGTTCGGGATACCTGTTTACATCCGCCCCAGCTTCTGGGTGGTGCTGGCCATTTTCGGCGGCGCCCTCAGCATCAGCAGCGTGGAAGATCTCATTTATCCGGCCCTGTTCGTCATTGCCGGCTTCATCGCCATCCTGTCCCATGAAATGGGGCACGCGCTGGTGGGACGCAGGCTGGGCGGCGGCCAGCAGACGATTGTTCTGGAACTCTTCGGCGGCCTGACAAGCAGCCACGGCATGCAATTGACGCGCGGAGGCAGGGCCCTCATGATTCTGGCGGGCCCCATGATGACCCTGCTGCTGGGCATCATCAGCCTGTGGCTCACCTGGAACATCGTCGCTCCCGTCATGGCCTCTCACAACCTGGACTTCTGGGACCTGGCCATCAGCCCCTTCACAGCGGCGCTCATCTCCCCCAAGCTGTACATCCTCTCCTGCCTCATCATGATTGGAGAATGGTGGACCCTCCTGAATCTGCTGCCCATCTATCCCCTGGACGGCGGCCAGCTGATCGCCCAGTACATCCGCTCCCCCAGGAAAGTATTCATGACCGGCTTCATCACGGCCATCCTCATCGGACTGCTCAGTTTTCAGCTCTTCCACGGCTACTTTATTCCCATCTTCATGGCCCTCTTCGCCTACAGCAATTACCGGGAATACAAAAACGCCCCCTTTTAA